The stretch of DNA ATTACAAATGACGGATGCGACTGAAGTGACACACGGTCAAAAATTATTTGAAGTATAATATGAATGATGAATGCGGGAATCACTATTAATGGTGATCCCGCTTTTTTGGCTCTTTCGTGCCATCTCGTGATATGTTCTAAAGCATCCTGTACATTCGATTCGTTTTTTTCGATTTCTTATATCATAAAAGATGTGTATATCGTAGGTGTCTAGAAATTTTAGCAACCTTTATTATATAATTTAAAAACTTTGCTATAATAGGTTTTAAGTTTAAATCTGTTGGAAAAAAAGATAAACTATAAGTAATTTCTAAAAGGCGTGGTGAAATTGATGTCCGAACAACCAATCAAATCAAAAGATAATCCAAAAAATCTTGATATTAAAGAAAGTCGTTTTATGAAATTTTTTGGTGGGAAAGATTTAATTTTTGCATTATTAGTCTTTATCTTAATAGGGATTGTTATTTTTGTATTCGATCGTGTATCCTACATTTTTCAACCTATTATTATTGTTTTTAATACGATTGCAGCGCCCATTATTATCGCTTTGATTTTATATTATTTATTCAACCCGATTATTAATTTAATGGAACGCTATAATATTAACCGCGTATGGGGAATTACAATTTTATTTTTAGGGATTGCGGGTATCATTGCCATTGCAGTCAATTTACTCATTCCGCTTGTGTCTGTTCAATTTGAACGTTTGATGGCAAACTTCCCAAATTATTTGAACAAGATTACTTCGTTTGCGAATAATATGATGCATGTCCCTATACTATCTGATTATTATTCACAAATTGAAAAAGCTGTTGTAGGTTTGCAAGAGAAGATACCTACATTTGCGAATGGTTTAAGTACAAAGTTGCGCGTGCTTGCGGAAGCCGTGGTGAATGTAACGGTCGTTATTATTACAGTACCGTTTGTATTGTTCTTCATGTTAAAAGATGGGCACCGATTTAAAGAATTTATCAATAAAATTGTACCGCCAAAGTTTCGTAAAGATGTCCACGACTTGTTAGATAAAATGAGTGAACAAGTGGGTTCATATATTCAAGGACAAATTATCGTGTCATTTTGTATCGGCTTTTTATTATTTATCGGGTACTCCATTATCGGTTTAGATTATGCGCTGATTTTAGCGAGTATTGCTGCAGTGACAAGTGTTGTTCCATATTTAGGACCAACTATTGCCATATCACCTGCAATTATTATTTCGATTATCACGTCACCATTTATGTTGATTAAATTAATTATTGTTTGGACCGCAGTTCAATTTATTGAAGGACATTTTATTTCACCAAATATTATGGGGAAAACACTCAAAATTCATCCTTTGACGATTATCTTTGTTTTATTAAGTGCGGGGAATTTACTTGGTATCGTCGGTGTGATTTTAGGGATACCGACTTATGCGATTTTAAAAGTTCTAGTATCGCACATTTTCTTATTATTTAAGCGTCGTTACAATAAGTATTACGCAGATGATTCTGGACCATATGACATGTCGAAAGATGAATAACGTGATACAAGTTGGATTGCAGAGATAAATAAGGTGTATGTGAATATTCAGCATTATAGGAGAGATGAAGCGCAAACTAAGTGAGAAAGGAACAGCATTATGGCAAAACATCAAGTGTTGAAGTATTTTAAGATTGCCTTTATTATATTTTTAATTTTGACAATTTCCATTGTATTGGGGCGTGAATTAGCGCACATCAATTTTAAACGGGTCTTTTTATTGTTTAATCGGATTAGCCGAATGGAAATGATCAGCCTCTTCTTACTCGGAGGAAGTTCTGTCATTTTATTATCATTATATGATGTGATTTTGACGACCCGTTTTAAATTAAAGTTGTCTCAATTCAAAGCGTTACGCGTCGGCTACATTATCAATGCTTTTAATAATATTATTGGTTTTGGTGGCTTTATCGGTGCAACGGTCAGAATATGCTTTTACAGTAGTTATACGTCAGAACGTAAAAAACTTGTGAAATTTATTTCATATATGCTGACATCGATGTTGACGGGTTTAAGCTTTTTATCATTGTTAATCGTGACGCATATTTTAGACGTTAGTTTTTTAAATAAGACTTCCGTTTGGTTTACGCTATTTCTATATGCAGTCGCGTTTATACTACCAGTATTTATTGTCATTTCATGGGTATGGCCGGTCGATCGTTCAGCACGTTGGTTAGGCTCCGTGTTTACAGTCGTTTCGAGTGTGGAATGGTTGTTTGCGAGTATTGTGCTCTATTGTGCATTCCAACTTGTCGGTGTGCATCACGTGTCATTCCCGGTTATCCTCAGCATATTTATCGTGGCAGCCATTTCAGGACTCCTCTCATTTATCCCTGGTGGTTTTGGCGCATTTGACTTAGTGGTTTTATTAGGGTTTCAACAGTTAGGTGTTGCAGAGGAGAAAGTGGTTTTAGCGTTATTGTTATATCGTTTTGCTTATTACTTCTTCCCGTTATTTATTGCGCTCGTTTTAACTGTATTTGAGTTTGGAACAGTGGCTAGAAAATATGTGACAGAGTCTAAGTATTTTTTACCTGCCAAAGAATTATCTGGTTTCTTGAAATCATTTCAAAAAGACTTGGTGGGCTTAGTTCCTTCACTTGCTTTAAGTATTTTAGTGTTAATGATGAGCATTATTTTATTACTTAATAACTTTTCGATTATTTTTGATGCGTCTAAAGCAAAACATCATTTGATTTTCACTTTATTATATATTATTAATGTGAGTGCGAGTTTGATTCTATTGTTGAATTTACGCGGTATTATCGCAAGAAGTAAGCGTGCGATTTTATTTGCGATTGTCGCTCTGGTGATTTTATTACTTTCTAATCTTTACGTGTATGGATTGGTGTTATTAGCTTTAGTCATTACACTCATACTGGCAGCGTTGATTTTTGCTTATCGTAAATCGCGTGTGCTGAAACGGCCTGTACGAATGAAGAATATTTTGAGTATGGTCGTTATCAGTTTCATCATTTTATATTTTAACCAATTAATCGTCAAAGAGTTTTTGCAACTATTGGATGTATTACCACCTAAAGTCGACTTTTTCTTATTACGTTCGACTTTTTGGTTGTCGATTATTGGGATGACGATTATTGTTGTTGTGTTGATTTATATATTCGAATGGAATTATCGCCGGCCAAGAAAGTTGCATGATAATCAAGTGGCAAGTGAGATACTGAAAGCGCACGGCGGACATTTGTTGAGTCATCTGCTCTATAGCGGTGATAAACAAGTCTTTGTAAATGAACAAAAAACAGCTTTTGTGATGTATCGACAAGATCGTAGTTCTTTTATTGTACTGGGAGATCCTATCGGTGTAACATCTGATTTTCATACATTACTCACGGAATTTTACGAGTATGCGACTTACTTGGGTGGGGACGTCATATTCTACCAAGTTTCAGAAGATTATTTAACGTTATATCATGATTTCGGAAATCAATTCTTTAAACTGGGTGAAGAAGCGTTAATCCCTGTGACTGATTTTACGGTAGCTGGTAAAAAGCGTCGTGGTTTCCGTGCCACTTTAAATAAACTGGAATCTTTAGGATATCAGTTTGAAATTTTAGAAACACCACTCAAGCCAGCAGTATATGAGCGATTGGAAGAAATCAGTCATGAATGGTTAGGTAAACAACAGGAATTTTACTTTTCTGTTGGCCGCTTCACACCGTCTTATGTCAATGCAGCGCCTGTTGCAGTTTTAAAAAATGAGCGTGGCAGAATTGATGCTTTTTGTACATTGATGCCTATAGAAGGCTCAACAACCGTCTCAGTTGATTTAATACGTTGGGATAAGTCGTTAGGATTACCATTTATGGATGCACTGTACTTGAATATGATTTTATGGGCTCAAGAAAATGGCTATGACAGATTTAATATGGGAATGGCGACTTTGTCTAATGTCGGACAAGTGCCATATGGTCATTTGAGAGAGAAGTTTGCAGGACGCTTTTATGAACATTTCAATGGATTATATAGTTTCCAAGGTTTGCGTCAATATAAAAGTAAATTTAATCCAGATTGGGAGTCCCGCTATTTAATTTATCATCGAGGTCAAAGTGCATGGGAAAGTTTGATAAAAGTGACGCGTGTCATTCGTAAAAAATAATAAAGTGTATCTTAAGTGTAGTGGTCTATCGCCCGTTCAGTCTAAGTTATAACTGGACGGGCTTTTTTACATGATTGAGGAGGGAGGGAGTTGTTTTTCATGGGCGGCTCCTGTATCATTATGACTAATGAAAACAATAACAATAGAGGATCATAGGTGCGGACATATAAAATAGAGGCCAAGGTTTGTATACCTTGCCTCTAAAGTGTGAAAAGTGAATGGTTCCCATGTTTTGGGGATTGTTTGTTTTAAGCGTCGTCTCATATTATTGGATTTGATGTGCTTGAGCGTAAGCGAGACGTTCTGCTTCTTGTTGGGCAAATCGTTCGGGTTGCTTTTTATAAAAGTCTTGATGGTAGGCTTCTGCTTCATAGAATTGTGTCGCAGGTAAGATTTTTGTCGCAATCGCTTTCTCATGATTGAATGTCCCTTCAAGCGAGGCAACATACGCTTCTGCTACTTTACGTTGATCTTCATTAGTATAGAAAATTGCCGTGCGGTATTGTGGACCACGATCTTGGAATTGTCCTCCGTCATCTGTGGGATCAATGACAGAGAAGAAAATTTCTAACAATTTTTGGTAAGAAAAAAGGGCGACATCATATTCGATTTTTACTGTTTCATAGTGCCCTGTTTCTCCCGATTTCACTTGTTCATATGTGGGATGATCGACATGTCCCCCCATATAACCTGACACTACTCTTTCGATGCCTTCATTTTGATCGAATGGCTGAGTCATACACCAAAAACAACCGCCCGCAAAATATGCTGTATTGATATTCATATAAACATCCTTCCCTTTTTAAGACCTTCGTACCATTTTTATTGTTTTTGCTTGATTTTTAAAATAATTTTATATAACGTTAGTGTGTATTTATTATAATACATAAATACATAATTTTGAAGATACAAGGTTGATAAGATGAGAGAAAACAAATTAAAACGTAGCGCCGCAAATGCTTCTGAGAAAACTTTGAAACGTGGAAAAAAAAGGAAAATCCGAAAATGGCCTTTTATCATTTTGGCGTTGATCCTTGTCCTTCTTGTTATTGTCATGTATTGTATTTCGAGTTACAAATCCGGACTTGAAGTGGCAACAAGTAAACATCAAGCGCCTAAATTGCATCAATTTAATGGTGTATCTAAAAATGATGGGAAGGCGACAATTCTTATTTTAGGCGCGGACCGTGAAGATGGCGGCGTATCCCGTACGGATTCCATTATGATTGCGCAATATGATTATATTAAGAAAGATATGAAAATCATTTCTATCATGCGTGATATTTATGCGGATATTCCGGGATACAACAGTTATAAAATCAATGCCGCTTATTCTTTAGGTGGACCAGAGCTTCTGAGAAAAACATTGAAGTCTAATTTAGGTGTCGATGTAGAATATTACGCAACATTAGACTTTAAAGGATTTGAAGCAATGATTGATGAGCTTGCGCCAAGTGGGATACCGATTAATGTAGAAAAAGATATGTCTGAAAAAATTGGTGTTTCATTAAAAAAAGGTTATCATCGCTTAAATGGTAAAGAACTTCTCGGTTATGCGCGCTTCCGTAATGATCCAGAAGGTGATTTTGGTCGTGTGCGAAGACAGCAGCAAGTGATGACTGCATTAAAACAAGAACTCGTTCAACCTT from Staphylococcus lutrae encodes:
- a CDS encoding AI-2E family transporter; translated protein: MSEQPIKSKDNPKNLDIKESRFMKFFGGKDLIFALLVFILIGIVIFVFDRVSYIFQPIIIVFNTIAAPIIIALILYYLFNPIINLMERYNINRVWGITILFLGIAGIIAIAVNLLIPLVSVQFERLMANFPNYLNKITSFANNMMHVPILSDYYSQIEKAVVGLQEKIPTFANGLSTKLRVLAEAVVNVTVVIITVPFVLFFMLKDGHRFKEFINKIVPPKFRKDVHDLLDKMSEQVGSYIQGQIIVSFCIGFLLFIGYSIIGLDYALILASIAAVTSVVPYLGPTIAISPAIIISIITSPFMLIKLIIVWTAVQFIEGHFISPNIMGKTLKIHPLTIIFVLLSAGNLLGIVGVILGIPTYAILKVLVSHIFLLFKRRYNKYYADDSGPYDMSKDE
- the mprF gene encoding bifunctional lysylphosphatidylglycerol flippase/synthetase MprF, whose protein sequence is MAKHQVLKYFKIAFIIFLILTISIVLGRELAHINFKRVFLLFNRISRMEMISLFLLGGSSVILLSLYDVILTTRFKLKLSQFKALRVGYIINAFNNIIGFGGFIGATVRICFYSSYTSERKKLVKFISYMLTSMLTGLSFLSLLIVTHILDVSFLNKTSVWFTLFLYAVAFILPVFIVISWVWPVDRSARWLGSVFTVVSSVEWLFASIVLYCAFQLVGVHHVSFPVILSIFIVAAISGLLSFIPGGFGAFDLVVLLGFQQLGVAEEKVVLALLLYRFAYYFFPLFIALVLTVFEFGTVARKYVTESKYFLPAKELSGFLKSFQKDLVGLVPSLALSILVLMMSIILLLNNFSIIFDASKAKHHLIFTLLYIINVSASLILLLNLRGIIARSKRAILFAIVALVILLLSNLYVYGLVLLALVITLILAALIFAYRKSRVLKRPVRMKNILSMVVISFIILYFNQLIVKEFLQLLDVLPPKVDFFLLRSTFWLSIIGMTIIVVVLIYIFEWNYRRPRKLHDNQVASEILKAHGGHLLSHLLYSGDKQVFVNEQKTAFVMYRQDRSSFIVLGDPIGVTSDFHTLLTEFYEYATYLGGDVIFYQVSEDYLTLYHDFGNQFFKLGEEALIPVTDFTVAGKKRRGFRATLNKLESLGYQFEILETPLKPAVYERLEEISHEWLGKQQEFYFSVGRFTPSYVNAAPVAVLKNERGRIDAFCTLMPIEGSTTVSVDLIRWDKSLGLPFMDALYLNMILWAQENGYDRFNMGMATLSNVGQVPYGHLREKFAGRFYEHFNGLYSFQGLRQYKSKFNPDWESRYLIYHRGQSAWESLIKVTRVIRKK
- the msrA gene encoding peptide-methionine (S)-S-oxide reductase MsrA; this translates as MNINTAYFAGGCFWCMTQPFDQNEGIERVVSGYMGGHVDHPTYEQVKSGETGHYETVKIEYDVALFSYQKLLEIFFSVIDPTDDGGQFQDRGPQYRTAIFYTNEDQRKVAEAYVASLEGTFNHEKAIATKILPATQFYEAEAYHQDFYKKQPERFAQQEAERLAYAQAHQIQ
- a CDS encoding LCP family protein; its protein translation is MRENKLKRSAANASEKTLKRGKKRKIRKWPFIILALILVLLVIVMYCISSYKSGLEVATSKHQAPKLHQFNGVSKNDGKATILILGADREDGGVSRTDSIMIAQYDYIKKDMKIISIMRDIYADIPGYNSYKINAAYSLGGPELLRKTLKSNLGVDVEYYATLDFKGFEAMIDELAPSGIPINVEKDMSEKIGVSLKKGYHRLNGKELLGYARFRNDPEGDFGRVRRQQQVMTALKQELVQPSSIFKAPKLAGIMRGYVSTDMPDSAIYQTGFSFIVRGDKDIKTLSVPVKGSYENITTNDGGSALGIDKAENKKRIQAFLNE